The DNA region AAGATGTCACACAGTGCAACAAGGACTTTGAATGCGATGCGGTCGGGTTCCTGTCCGACGATGCGGTAGATCTGAGATTCAGACAGGGTGATGCCTCGCTCGCGTAGCGGCCCGACGAGGTCTCGGCTGCTCTTCATGCCTGCCCGGGCCATGAATTCGCGGACTCGCCAGTGGTATTGAATGTCGCGTTTCATGACGACTCCTCGGTGGTCGGATCGGCTAGACCGGCGTTGCTGCGGGCCACGGTTGCGTTGAGGACGCGCTCAAGTTCGCGGGCCCGGTAGTCGGGGGATGCGAGCGTGTAGATCGATGTGGTGGAGGCATGTTCGTGGCCTAACTGGAGTTGGACGAAGCTGACGTCATATCCATGCTCGATCTGCAGGTGGGTGGCGTACGAGCGGCGGAACGAGTGAAGGTCCAGGCCCGGAGGGAAGCCGAGTTCATCGACGAGACTGCGCATTCGTTGCCACAGATTGCGGTTGGGCATGAGTCCGCCTTTCTCGGTGGGGAACAGGTCGTTGACGGGTTCCCCATAGCGGGGGAGGCCGCGCTCCACCCAGTCAGCGACACCTTCAGCCGCCCAGTCGAAGATTGTGAGCACCGTGCGCTGTTTCGCCGCGCTTCCTCGGGTTCCCTTGCCGTGGCGTATGCGAACCAGGCCCCAATCACCGAAATGCGGCGCACGAATGTTGCGGGAGAAGTCAACGCACTGCAGGTGCCGCACTTCGTTGCGCCGCAACCCCCAGGCGTAAAGGGACTTGAAAGCGACCGCGTCACGCCATGCCGCCAGCGCGCCTTTGCGACCAGCATTGAGGATCCGTTCTGGTTCGAGATCGGCCAGGTCGAAGAACTGTTGTAGTTCGACGAGGGTGAATGGCCGCTTGAGTGGCCGGGCGTCGTTGGCCTGCACATGCTTGGCTCTGTTGAATTCGGTTATAACTTGGCCGAATACGGTGCCGAAGAGACGCCCACAATGCTCGTTCCAGTCGTACGCCGGATCGGTGGCGTAGTCGAGGAAGAGCTTCACGTCGGTCTGGTAGGCCCGCACTGTGGTGTGGGCGAGGTTGCGAACTCCCCGGAGGTGGGAGAAGAAGTCATCTGCATCGGCGGCAGTCCATTGCCAGGGGTACGAGCCGACGAAATCGGCCATCCGGTGGACCGACGCGATTCGCCGGCGAACGGTCTCCGCCGAGAAGTTCTGGGCCAGATGTGCCCGGCGCCATCCGGTGAGCACGTCGTTGAGGAACGCATCCGGATCGGGTCCTGCGACCCCAGCAGGCAGATAGACCAAACGTCCCATCGAACCCTCCAACGGGCACCTCCTTAGGCTGCATATTTTGCATTCTAGACGCAGATTCTGCAACCGCCGATGGTAAAGACGCAGGTCAAGCCTGGCGCTGGGCAGGACCCAGGCGAGCCGTGAAGAACGGTGTGCGTTCGGCCTCTGACATGGCGCGGACGGGTCAATCGCACTGCAAGACAGCACCGTTCAGGCGACGGGTGGGGAGTATCAGGATTGGCGGTATTCGCACGCCACGCGAATAACCAACTTACAACTTGACATAATGTGGCTTATCGGCACTTTGTTGTACAGGATTTATGGACGGGCACTGCGTTCGCCGGGTACATCTGTGCGGGTGCTGCGTTCGCCAGGTACATCTGTGCGACGATCCGGAACCTGTTGGCAGTAAGCCGGGCAAGCTGATGCCGTCAGTTGTTCGGGGTTCATGGCCAAGTTCTCGGCGCACTCTTGCCCACCGGAACGGCGCAATCCACGACGACCCGACAGCATTCGGCATGCGACCCCAGATTGGATGCTGCCTCCTGCTCCGACTACACACGCGTCGTCCACGTTTTCGTCACAGTGACGAAATTGTGGCGTGGGGCTGGGTGGGTAGAAGCGAATCCAGGTAGTCGAATTACCCTCCAGCGCAGAGATTTTCAGCCCGGAGAAGCGGTATTCGTGAATCGTCAGGCGCGACTAGGTCCGGCAGTAGACTGCCGATCCGCGACACGGCTGACCGATACGGGATGCGGCCTCGCGTCGATCCAGGCAGTGCACTCGCAACGCTGCCAGAACGTGCCGTCCCACGGGTCGTCGTACCAGCGAATCAACATTGGACACTGCGCTCCGTGGTTGCATCCGCCAGCGGTGCACTTGCGACATTCGATCACTTGCGCCCGCCACCTCCGCTGGTCAGTTAATCCCGCTCGCAGTACCGAGCCTGCGCAAGTTGCGCAGCCGCTCGGCAGACCACCAAGCGACTACAGCGCCGTCCCCGTTCTCCAGCTTTACCACAACGAGACCGAGCGGAGCGACCACGTCACCCAGAGCCGGATGCAATCGCCGACCGCTCGCAGTCGCCTCCTTCAACCCCCGGTTAGTTCGACGCAGTCACGGTGCCGCGAAGAATCTCGATGACAGACGAGTCGTCGGCGCGTCCGAGGCCGGCGCGGCGGCCGGCGAGGTAGATCTGCTCGGCTGCGGAGGCCAGCGGTGTGGGGTACGACTTGGCGCGGGCCGCCGCAGTGACCAGACCCATGTCCTTGACGAAAATATCAGTGGTGGAACGAATGTCGCCGTTCGAATTGTCGATCATCCGTGCGCCGCGGTCGTCGAGCATGAAAGAGGCCGCCGCGCCGTGCCGCAGCACTTCCCAGGTGGCACCGGCATCCAGTCCGAGTGCCTCGGCATAGGCGAGGGCTTCCGCGGCGACCGCGATATGCACTCCGCACAGCAACTGGTTGACGAGTTTGACCTTCTGCCCCTCCCCTGGTTCGGTCCCGACGACGGGAGCATTGCGGGCCATCACATCCAGTAAGGGCTGCACTGTCGCCAGAGCGGCTTCCGAACCGCTGACCATGATCAGCAGATCGCCCTGGCCCGCCCTGGCAACACCACCCGACACGGGAGCATCGACGATCTGCACGTCAGTTTCGGCCAGGCGCCGGGCCCAGGCTTCGACGGCATCCGGCCCGACGGTGGCCATCAGCAGCACCACGCTGCCCGGGCGGAGCGCCGCAGCGGCCTTCCCCTCGCCGTACAGCACCGATTCGGCTTGGTCAGCGGTCGCGACCATGAGCACGAGAACATCGGCGTCGACCGCGGCGTCACGAACGGTGGCGGCGGCTTTCACGCCGTCGCCCGCCAAAGCCGCAGCCTTCTGCGGGTCGATATCGAAAGCGGTCACCAAGTGCCCGGCTCTGGCTACGAACGATGCCATCGGTGATCCCATGGCTCCCAGGCCAATCCATCCGACGTTGGTCATGTCTGGTTCCTTCTTGTATTATATTGGACCACTTGGGGTTTCATCGCCGTCCGGCGAACAGGTCGACGACATCGGCGAGAGTCTCGTCGTCGCCGACGTTCCCGGCGAATACCACGTACGGGATGCCGACCGCTTCGGGCGTCGCCTCGATGGGACGAAACACCGACACGATGCCGGGGAACAGTTGGCCGATGACCTCGGCGCGCCGGATCCCGAGGCCGCGGACGGCGACATCGTGGGAGGTGATGCCCCCCTTGGCGACAACCCATGCCGGGTGTGCGGCGAGTGAGGCGCGGACGACGTCGATGACCGCGGTCGAAACAGTCCGGGCGATGGCCAGACTGTCGTCAGCGTCACCGCCGCGCATCAGGGTCCGACTGGTGAACAGCAGAACATCAGAGGTGGCGAGCGCCTCGATGACAACTCGCCCGACCTCGGCGACGTGGGCGTCCCGACGGTCGGAGTCGATCAGGGCGGGCACGTGCAGTTCGGCTTCGACCATCCCGCCGCGCTCTTGCGCTTTGACCACTTGCCTACTCGTCAGACCCACATGTGAACCGACGACCACCAGGCCGTGGCCGCCGGGATTGCCTTCGGGCCAAATCTGTTGCGCGGAAGGCGGTTCCTGTGGTTCCAGACCCGCCAAGGCCCTGACGAACGACGGCCCGGTACGGTACCCGAAACTGCGTCCCTGTTGCTGGACCTCCAGCAACCCGAGAACGACGATCTCCAGGTCGGCGTAATCGGTAGCGTTGACCACCACGAACGCCCCGCCGGTGACCTCGCCCAGAATCTCGGCAACCCTGCTTGGCCCGCCGATCCGGATGTCGTCCAGGGTGATGCTGTGCACCTCGTCTGCCGTGATGGTGCCTACACTCTTCTCAGCGACGAAGTCCCGCAAGTTCGAAGACGTGTATCCGAACGTCGCATCTCGGGCGAACTCCGTGTCCCCTACCGGGGTGGGAGTCCCAGCCACGGTGGCCCAATGGATGTCACCCGCGGTGAACCGGCCCGCCTCGAAATAAGCGGGTATCAACAGGACGCCGTCGAACCCGGCGCCGGTCACACGACGACGGGTGGCATCGATGGCCCGGATCTCGGCGAGGATGTGGCCGCGCAGCGTGGAATCACCACGGCTTACGACTTCCATGGGGCCGCCGAAACTCTGGCCCAGCGCGAACAGATTTGCCGACACGTCGGTGTTGACTTCGATGGCGGCGCTCTCAGCGAGACTGCGGGTGTTGGTCAGGATGAAGCAGGTAGATCCCGGCGCTGCCAGACCAGCGGCGTACTCGTCGGTTTCGAAGACGGTGACGACACTGACGTCGTGCACCGTCTGCGATCCGGTGGGATCGTCGTCGAGCACCGCGATACGGCGGCCGGCAGCCACGTTGGCTGCCCGGATGCGTTCTCGCGCAGCGGTTTCCTGCCTCAGAGGTGGGGCATCGGCGAGGATCTGCTCGACTGAGAGGCCGTGGGTGTCTGTACTTTTTGCGATGATCCGAACTCCTCGAATTTGGTGAACGGCGTCACGAGATCTGCAGTCCGCCGTTGACGTCGTAGGTGGCCGCGGTGATGAACCCGGCGTCTCCGCTCATCAAGAAGGCCATCAAGGCGGCGACCTCGTCGACGGTGCCTATCCGCCCCAGCGGGATGTCGGCGCTCATCTGCGCCTTGCGCTCGTCGGTCAGGGTGCCGCCCATGATGTCGGTGTCGATCGGTCCGGGCGCAACGGAATTCACCGTGATGTTGTGCGGGCCCATCTCCCGCGCCAGGGCACGCGAGAACCCGATGACTGCCGCCTTGGACGCGCTGTACGGGACCTTCGAGTACGTCCCGCCGCCACGCTGCGCCGAGATTGACGAGACGCTGACGATCCGGCCGACCCCGGCGGCGATCATCGCGGGCAACACCCGTCGGGTCACGAGGAACGTACCTCGCATGTTGACGTTGAACACTCGATCCCACTCCGCCGGTGTCACGTCCAGGAACTCCGTCGGCGAACTGACCCCGGCGATGTTGGCGAGTCCGATGACGGGCGGCAGGACCGACTCGATCTGCGCCACGGCCGCGTGTACCGAGTCCTCCTCTGAGACATCGGCTCCGACACCGAGGGCGGAAACCGAGTACTGTTCTGTCACTTCGCCGGCCGTGGATTTGGCGGCGTCTTCGTCGATGTCCAGGATCGCCACCGACCATCCGTCGCGGGCCAGCCGGTCGGCGGTCGCGCGGCCGATGCCCCGCGGCGATGCCCCGCCGGTGATGACGGCGGTACGTTCGGCAGGTAGTGAAGGACTCATCAGAGGCTCGCCTTTCGTGCTGCAGTCTGGTTGGCATCGATGACGTATCGACGCAAGTCGTTTTCGGTTTGGTCCATGTGCGCCTCCATCGCGTCGCGACTCCTCCCGGGGTCTCCAGCGGTGAGTGCCTCGAGGATCGCTTCGTGCATGGCGATGGCGTTCACCTGGATCTCCGGGATCGCCGATGTCTCCGTGCGGGCCTCGATCAGAAGACTCCCGAACGGTTCGAACATGAACGGGATGAACATGTTTGCGGTCGCATGCATGATCACGTCGTGAAAGGCGATGTCCGCCTCGACGAACAGTTCGACTCGGTTGAGTCTGTTGGCCATCCGCATTTCTTCGATGCTGGCGGCCAGGGCGTCGAGATCCTCCTTCGACCGGTTGACGGCAGCCAATTGCGCGGCGCCGATCTCGACCATCCGCCGCGCTTCGATCAGCCGACCGGACACTCCGCCCGAGGACGACCGGCGTTCCTCGATGCGGACGACGGCAGCCAGAGACGTCCACGCTTTCGGCGGGTTGATGAAGGTGCCGCGACCACGACGGATGGACACGATGTTCTGCGACCGCAGGATGCGCACCGCCTCGCGGACGGTCAGCCGGCTCATCCCGTACTTCAGCGCCAACTCCCCCTCCGAGGGAAGGACCGACTCGCTCGGAAACTGCCCGTCGACGATCGACCCGAGAAGCATGTCCGCGAGTTCTTCGGGAAGGGCCACGGTCCACTCCTCTCCCGCCCCGGGTCATGACATCAGACGTCTGATGTCTCTATGGTGATTCAGAACACATCGGGTGTCAAGAGCGATCTGGGGACTACGCTGCTTCCGGCGATTTGGTCAGCACCGATCCGGCGCCCGCCCAGCGGATTACGACGGATCTACCCGATCAGCTGGAGACTCGAGTTGCTCTGGCACGTCACCACCGAGTAGCGCGATGACGCCGGCCAGCAGAGCATCGAGCCGATGTCCGACTGCGGCGATCTCAGGCTGGCCGAAAGACGCGAACTGCAAGCTGGGCTGATCCACGGAAAACCGCGTGACATCGTCATCGCCCGCGGAGATCAACGTGCGCAACGGCGCGTGCAGTAGGACGCCCGGGTCGTGCCGGAACATCGTCTCGGCGATTGTGTGGTTGCCCATGAGGTACTCGGTGGCGCGTCCCCGTGACGGCGAACCGACCATCATCGGAGCAGCATCGAAGCGCGCGTAGAGCATGAACCCATGTGGCGCTTGCACACCCGCGATGTCGAGGGTGTCATTCCAGGACTTTGCGTGGGCGAAGGCCGACGCGTCGTAGGTCGGCACGATCGCCTCATACCGAGCCCGCGCATCGTCGTACGACATAGGCAACACAACGACGAGGCGCCGGGACAAGTGTTCGGTACTGGATGTCGACCCACGCATTCGAACACCTTCCATAGTGCGGACAACACCTAAGTATACATGACTATACTCAGTACACCGCCGTCTCCCCCGCTACGACGCTCCGCTGGGACCGTCCTCGGGCTCGAGGTCCATGGACCGTGGTTCCGCGTCATGGGCCACCTGATCGGCCAGTTCCAGCCCAGCGCCCGAATACACGTTGAAGGCGATGCCGACGCCGTGGTCCTTGGCCCACTGCACCTCGTCGTCGTAGCGGGCGACTGCGGCGACCTTGCCACTGAACCCCGACTCCCGCAGGCACTCGAGCGCGGTGACGTTGGCGCCGTGGCGCGGCATGGCCAGCACGGCGATGCGCACCGAGTCGGAGCGTTTGAGTTGGTTCCAGAAGTACAGGTCGGTGGCGTCGCCTTCGATGACCCGCAGTCCTTGGGCTTTGAGTCGCTCGATTCGGGGGCCGTCATAGTCGACGCCGACTACCCGGTGCTGGTAATGGTCGGTCAATCGTTGATACGCGGCGAACCCCACCCGGCCCATCCCGATCACCACGACCTCGGCGTCGCTGGCGTCGCCGGATCGTTCCTCCGGATGCAGATTCTGTTCGTCCTGGGCCGGCAAGCGCGCCGCGATCTTCTCCACCATCAGATGCCCGCGCCGGTTGAACAAGGCTGACACCACAAAGCTCAGCGCCACGGCGATCGACATCTCGACCAGCCAGGCCTCGGCCAGCATCCCGGCTGACACCCCCACCGAGACCACGATCAATCCGAACTCGGAATAGTTCATCAGGCCCAGTCCGGCGAGCAGAGCAGTACGGAACCGAAGCTTCAGGCGGGACAACAGCAGCACGTACCAGGCCGCTTTGAACGGCAGGAGCAGCAACATCAGCAGCGCTACGCCGATGGTGGGCAGATCCGGAAGACCGGTCAGGCCGATCGACACGAAGAAGCCGACGAGCAGCAGTTCCTTGATGTGGAACAGCGACCGTGCGAGCTCGGAGGACGCCGGGTGCGACGCCAGCAGCACCCCGATGATCAGGGCACCGAGATCGCCCTTGAGACCGAGCGCGGTGAACAACGCGTACCCGGGCACCAACGCCATCACGATGCCGAACAACGACTGCATCTCGCCGTGGCCCAACCGGCTCCAGATCCTGCGCAGGACCCGGGTGAGGGGCCACAGACCCACCAGCGCCAACGCCCACGGGCTGGGCAGATAACCACTGGTCGCTGTCAAGAAGACGACGGCGATGATGTCCTGCATCACCAGGATGCCGATGGCCACCCGCCCGTAGAGCGCGTGCGATTCGCCCCGCTCCTCGAGGACCTTGACCACGAAGACCGTGCTGGAGAACGACAGCGCGAAGGCGAGCAGGGCGATGGTCTGCATGCTCTGCCCTGCCAGCATCGCCATACCGGCCACAGCGGCCAGCCACAGGGCGATGCCACCGAGGACGACGCTGACCACCATGTGCACAGAGGTCGTCAGCCACACCTCGCGGCGCAGCAGGATCCGGACGTCGAGCTTGAGACCGATCGCGAAGAGCAACAGTGTGACGCCCAGGTCCGCCAACACATCCAGTTCCGGAAACTCCCCGACGTCGAGGGCGTTGATGACGAACCCTGCCGCCAGGAAACCGACCAGAGGCGGGAGCCGCAGTGCCAGCGCAAGGCCCCCGAGACCGAATGTGATGACCAGATAGATGGCGACAACTGTCATGCGCGGCCCCTTGTTGATACGGCGTGAACAGTCGGCAACGTTGTCGACGACCCCTTGTGGTGCTGGAGTCTGACAAGTATCCCGACAAACGCCGAATTCCTCAGCGCCCCGCGCCTACGGCAACTCGCTGACGGCCGCCACGCGTCGTGTTCAATGACTCCTATGTTGCGCAGGCAGGGTCTTGCATCGCCGGTGACCTCGCGGTTCGACCGATGACGGTGTCCGACGTGCAACGTCGCGATGCTGTTCGCCGCGCTGTGGATCGCGCGATCGACGACCGGGATGTGGCGCCACTGACAGCTCTTGCCAGGTCGCTCTCGTCCGCCGATGTCGTCGACATTCTCGAGCGCTGCAACCGCGAACACCAGGCTGTGCTCTACCGGGTGCTGCCGAAGGGGCAGGCGCTGGAGGTGTTCGAGAGACTGGATCCGAGTCTGCAAGGCGATCTGGTGGGCGCCCTGCAGGACGATGCGGTGTCGGCACTGTTCGCAGATCTGGATCCCGATGACCGGGTGGAACTGCTCGACGAGTTGCCGGCCACCGTCGCCCGTCGGCTGATGAAAGGCCTCCCGCCGGACGAGCGCGACAAGACGGCCGTGATCCTCGGGTATCCGCACGGTTCCATCGGTCGACAGATGAGCCCGGAGTTCATCGCGGTCCGACCCGAACTGACGACGGCCGAAGCCTTGACACGGGTGACACGCCACCTCGACGACGCCGAAACGGTGTACACACTTCCGGTCGCTGACGCGCAACGCACGCTGGTCGGCGTCGTCGCGCTTCGAGACCTGTTACGGGCAGCACCGGGCACCACCATTGCCGAGGTGATGCGGCCCGCGCAGTGGGTGCACGCCACTGACGATGCCGAAGCCGCCGCACGACGCTGCGCCGATCTCAAGGTCCTCGCGCTGCCGGTCGTCGATGACGAGACCCGCCTGGTCGGAATCCTCACCGTCGACGATGCGCTGCAGATCCTCGAGGACGCCGAGTCCGAGGATCAGGCCCGCATCGGCGGCGCGGAACCCCTGCGCCGCCCCTACCTGACGGCGTCGGTGGTCAGCTTGGTCCGCTCGCGGGT from Mycobacterium sp. DL includes:
- a CDS encoding NAD(P)-dependent oxidoreductase yields the protein MTNVGWIGLGAMGSPMASFVARAGHLVTAFDIDPQKAAALAGDGVKAAATVRDAAVDADVLVLMVATADQAESVLYGEGKAAAALRPGSVVLLMATVGPDAVEAWARRLAETDVQIVDAPVSGGVARAGQGDLLIMVSGSEAALATVQPLLDVMARNAPVVGTEPGEGQKVKLVNQLLCGVHIAVAAEALAYAEALGLDAGATWEVLRHGAAASFMLDDRGARMIDNSNGDIRSTTDIFVKDMGLVTAAARAKSYPTPLASAAEQIYLAGRRAGLGRADDSSVIEILRGTVTASN
- the mgtE gene encoding magnesium transporter is translated as MTVSDVQRRDAVRRAVDRAIDDRDVAPLTALARSLSSADVVDILERCNREHQAVLYRVLPKGQALEVFERLDPSLQGDLVGALQDDAVSALFADLDPDDRVELLDELPATVARRLMKGLPPDERDKTAVILGYPHGSIGRQMSPEFIAVRPELTTAEALTRVTRHLDDAETVYTLPVADAQRTLVGVVALRDLLRAAPGTTIAEVMRPAQWVHATDDAEAAARRCADLKVLALPVVDDETRLVGILTVDDALQILEDAESEDQARIGGAEPLRRPYLTASVVSLVRSRVVWLLVLAIGATLTVQVLEVFEATLAEVVALALFVPLLIGTGGNTGNQAATTVTRALALGDVEPADLLKVLFREFRVGLSLGLLLGGVAFVATSVIYDRQLGAVIGLTLLSVCTMAATVGGAMPLLARTVRADPAVFSNPFITTFVDATGLLIYFLIAKAVLGI
- a CDS encoding helix-turn-helix transcriptional regulator, with product MKRDIQYHWRVREFMARAGMKSSRDLVGPLRERGITLSESQIYRIVGQEPDRIAFKVLVALCDIFGIEAGDLITYTAADARQSRDKAVNSAKDVPLLNAYRPVKARIVSDDD
- a CDS encoding SDR family NAD(P)-dependent oxidoreductase, translated to MSPSLPAERTAVITGGASPRGIGRATADRLARDGWSVAILDIDEDAAKSTAGEVTEQYSVSALGVGADVSEEDSVHAAVAQIESVLPPVIGLANIAGVSSPTEFLDVTPAEWDRVFNVNMRGTFLVTRRVLPAMIAAGVGRIVSVSSISAQRGGGTYSKVPYSASKAAVIGFSRALAREMGPHNITVNSVAPGPIDTDIMGGTLTDERKAQMSADIPLGRIGTVDEVAALMAFLMSGDAGFITAATYDVNGGLQIS
- a CDS encoding site-specific integrase yields the protein MADFVGSYPWQWTAADADDFFSHLRGVRNLAHTTVRAYQTDVKLFLDYATDPAYDWNEHCGRLFGTVFGQVITEFNRAKHVQANDARPLKRPFTLVELQQFFDLADLEPERILNAGRKGALAAWRDAVAFKSLYAWGLRRNEVRHLQCVDFSRNIRAPHFGDWGLVRIRHGKGTRGSAAKQRTVLTIFDWAAEGVADWVERGLPRYGEPVNDLFPTEKGGLMPNRNLWQRMRSLVDELGFPPGLDLHSFRRSYATHLQIEHGYDVSFVQLQLGHEHASTTSIYTLASPDYRARELERVLNATVARSNAGLADPTTEESS
- a CDS encoding four-carbon acid sugar kinase family protein produces the protein MAAGRRIAVLDDDPTGSQTVHDVSVVTVFETDEYAAGLAAPGSTCFILTNTRSLAESAAIEVNTDVSANLFALGQSFGGPMEVVSRGDSTLRGHILAEIRAIDATRRRVTGAGFDGVLLIPAYFEAGRFTAGDIHWATVAGTPTPVGDTEFARDATFGYTSSNLRDFVAEKSVGTITADEVHSITLDDIRIGGPSRVAEILGEVTGGAFVVVNATDYADLEIVVLGLLEVQQQGRSFGYRTGPSFVRALAGLEPQEPPSAQQIWPEGNPGGHGLVVVGSHVGLTSRQVVKAQERGGMVEAELHVPALIDSDRRDAHVAEVGRVVIEALATSDVLLFTSRTLMRGGDADDSLAIARTVSTAVIDVVRASLAAHPAWVVAKGGITSHDVAVRGLGIRRAEVIGQLFPGIVSVFRPIEATPEAVGIPYVVFAGNVGDDETLADVVDLFAGRR
- a CDS encoding cation:proton antiporter family protein, encoding MTVVAIYLVITFGLGGLALALRLPPLVGFLAAGFVINALDVGEFPELDVLADLGVTLLLFAIGLKLDVRILLRREVWLTTSVHMVVSVVLGGIALWLAAVAGMAMLAGQSMQTIALLAFALSFSSTVFVVKVLEERGESHALYGRVAIGILVMQDIIAVVFLTATSGYLPSPWALALVGLWPLTRVLRRIWSRLGHGEMQSLFGIVMALVPGYALFTALGLKGDLGALIIGVLLASHPASSELARSLFHIKELLLVGFFVSIGLTGLPDLPTIGVALLMLLLLPFKAAWYVLLLSRLKLRFRTALLAGLGLMNYSEFGLIVVSVGVSAGMLAEAWLVEMSIAVALSFVVSALFNRRGHLMVEKIAARLPAQDEQNLHPEERSGDASDAEVVVIGMGRVGFAAYQRLTDHYQHRVVGVDYDGPRIERLKAQGLRVIEGDATDLYFWNQLKRSDSVRIAVLAMPRHGANVTALECLRESGFSGKVAAVARYDDEVQWAKDHGVGIAFNVYSGAGLELADQVAHDAEPRSMDLEPEDGPSGAS
- a CDS encoding FadR/GntR family transcriptional regulator; the encoded protein is MALPEELADMLLGSIVDGQFPSESVLPSEGELALKYGMSRLTVREAVRILRSQNIVSIRRGRGTFINPPKAWTSLAAVVRIEERRSSSGGVSGRLIEARRMVEIGAAQLAAVNRSKEDLDALAASIEEMRMANRLNRVELFVEADIAFHDVIMHATANMFIPFMFEPFGSLLIEARTETSAIPEIQVNAIAMHEAILEALTAGDPGRSRDAMEAHMDQTENDLRRYVIDANQTAARKASL